The following are encoded in a window of Flavobacterium cupriresistens genomic DNA:
- the pyrF gene encoding orotidine-5'-phosphate decarboxylase, with the protein MTTQQLHEQILQKKSFLCVGLDPDLTKIPPHLLETEDPIFEFNKAIIDATHDLTVGYKPNTAFFEAYGIKGWLSLQKTINYINANYPDIFTIADAKRGDIGNTSSMYAKAFFEDLNFDSVTVAPYMGKDSVEPFLAFENKHTIMLALTSNEGAFDFQTLTTNGKELYKQVLETSKTWKNSENLMYVVGATKAEYFADIRKIVPDSFLLVPGIGAQGGSLSEVCKYGMNDKIGLLVNSARAIIYASKGTDFAEKAREEALKVQQEMESIINTK; encoded by the coding sequence ATGACAACACAACAACTACACGAACAAATTCTTCAGAAAAAATCATTTTTATGCGTTGGATTAGATCCTGATTTAACGAAGATTCCACCTCATTTATTAGAAACTGAAGATCCTATTTTCGAATTCAATAAAGCGATAATCGATGCAACACACGATTTAACGGTAGGGTATAAGCCCAATACGGCTTTCTTTGAAGCGTATGGAATCAAAGGATGGCTTTCGCTTCAGAAAACGATCAATTATATCAATGCCAATTATCCGGATATTTTTACCATTGCCGATGCAAAACGCGGTGATATCGGAAATACATCGAGTATGTATGCCAAAGCTTTTTTCGAAGATTTAAATTTTGACAGTGTGACCGTTGCACCGTATATGGGAAAAGATTCTGTTGAACCCTTTTTGGCTTTTGAAAACAAACATACTATTATGTTAGCCTTGACGTCAAATGAAGGTGCTTTCGACTTTCAAACGTTAACTACAAATGGAAAAGAGTTGTACAAACAAGTTTTGGAAACGTCTAAAACATGGAAAAACAGCGAAAACCTAATGTACGTGGTGGGCGCTACAAAAGCAGAATACTTCGCAGACATCAGAAAAATTGTTCCGGATAGTTTCTTGTTAGTTCCCGGAATTGGTGCGCAAGGCGGTAGTTTATCTGAAGTATGCAAATATGGAATGAATGATAAAATCGGTCTGTTGGTAAATTCTGCTAGAGCTATTATCTACGCCTCAAAAGGAACTGATTTTGCAGAGAAAGCAAGAGAAGAAGCTTTGAAGGTACAGCAGGAAATGGAATCGATTATTAATACTAAATAA
- a CDS encoding ABC transporter substrate-binding protein — MKQFPDQLGTLHTFETAPKRIISLVPSQTELLYDLGLEEKIIGITKFCVHPYHLKATKKVVGGTKKIHFEKIKLLQPDIIICNKEENTAEIVAQLSEICPVWVTNIVTLEDNFQMISDFGQIFNCRTEAQKWNNKLAFALSDFRKYIEDIPVKKAAYFIWKNPHMVAGKDTYINELLKLNHFQNIYEDKGRYPEVELKKMRLEGDPDLVFLSSEPYPFKEEDAFEIGRFTHHAKTVFVDGEMFSWHGSRLLKAFPYFKLLHERLKN, encoded by the coding sequence TTGAAACAATTCCCCGACCAGCTAGGAACTTTACACACCTTTGAAACGGCTCCAAAACGTATTATTTCGTTGGTACCTTCTCAAACCGAATTATTATATGATTTAGGTTTAGAAGAAAAAATCATCGGGATAACCAAGTTCTGTGTACATCCGTATCATTTAAAAGCGACCAAAAAAGTAGTTGGCGGAACAAAGAAGATTCATTTCGAAAAAATAAAACTATTACAACCCGATATTATCATTTGTAATAAAGAAGAAAACACGGCAGAAATTGTAGCACAATTAAGTGAGATTTGTCCGGTTTGGGTTACGAACATTGTTACTTTGGAAGACAATTTTCAGATGATTTCAGATTTCGGTCAAATTTTTAATTGCCGAACCGAAGCTCAAAAGTGGAATAACAAACTGGCTTTCGCCTTGAGCGATTTCAGAAAATATATTGAGGACATCCCTGTAAAAAAAGCAGCTTATTTTATTTGGAAGAATCCTCACATGGTGGCCGGAAAAGATACCTATATAAATGAATTACTGAAATTGAATCATTTTCAGAATATCTACGAAGACAAAGGACGTTATCCTGAAGTCGAACTCAAAAAAATGCGTTTGGAAGGCGATCCCGATTTGGTTTTTCTTTCCTCAGAACCTTATCCTTTCAAAGAAGAAGATGCTTTCGAAATAGGACGTTTTACCCATCACGCCAAAACTGTTTTTGTTGACGGTGAGATGTTTTCGTGGCATGGTAGCAGATTGCTAAAAGCCTTTCCATACTTTAAGTTACTTCATGAAAGGTTGAAGAATTAA
- a CDS encoding DUF4142 domain-containing protein gives MKAKPDVKASILRVFFLLIMTLCISSCKESDSIETTLKNEVFIKSDKEHTEAYFLIATANIGKSIISKSQIAEQKSSQSSIREISKRIESHQNLLLEDINKMANNRLVIVTDINANNTPGLRELIDKNDVDFDEAYLNSIAKLLEQQIKLFESISKDTNDRVILKFVLQYLPENYQFLRETAQIREQIN, from the coding sequence ATGAAAGCAAAACCTGACGTAAAAGCATCTATTTTAAGAGTCTTTTTTTTATTGATTATGACCCTGTGCATTTCATCATGCAAAGAAAGTGATTCAATAGAAACGACTTTAAAAAATGAAGTTTTTATTAAAAGTGACAAAGAACATACTGAGGCTTATTTTCTAATTGCGACGGCAAATATTGGTAAGTCTATTATTTCTAAAAGTCAGATTGCCGAACAAAAAAGTTCACAAAGTAGTATCCGGGAAATCAGTAAAAGAATAGAAAGTCATCAGAATCTTTTGTTAGAGGATATAAACAAAATGGCCAATAACAGGCTTGTAATCGTTACCGATATAAACGCCAACAACACGCCAGGTTTACGAGAACTAATTGATAAAAATGACGTTGACTTTGATGAAGCTTATCTTAATTCGATTGCAAAATTATTAGAACAGCAAATCAAGTTATTTGAATCCATTTCTAAAGACACAAACGACAGAGTGATTTTAAAATTTGTATTACAGTATCTACCGGAAAATTATCAGTTTTTAAGAGAAACTGCGCAAATCAGAGAACAAATAAACTAA
- a CDS encoding porin family protein yields the protein MKMQTNFLYALTLFLTASFGMLHAQNNNVNTEFGVKGGFNMSNLYSNDADDENILYGFNAGLYATLPISDFIAIQPEILFTTKGSKLDYNNAFASGNTKFKLSYIEVPLLVRVNITKNFNVHAGGYASYLVSSKVSGEGDFNFTQDIDTDDLNKFDAGLSAGVGVDFNPLSVGLRYNYGLTTIGKERTVAGTTYTFPDAKNSNLTLYLSYKLN from the coding sequence ATGAAAATGCAAACCAATTTTTTATACGCCTTGACCCTTTTTTTAACAGCCTCATTTGGAATGCTGCACGCTCAGAACAATAATGTGAATACAGAGTTTGGTGTAAAAGGAGGATTCAACATGTCTAACTTATACAGCAACGACGCTGACGATGAGAATATATTGTACGGCTTTAATGCCGGTCTTTATGCAACATTACCTATTTCGGACTTTATCGCTATTCAGCCCGAGATTCTGTTTACCACAAAGGGTTCAAAACTAGACTACAATAACGCTTTCGCAAGTGGAAATACGAAGTTCAAATTAAGCTACATCGAAGTTCCCTTGTTAGTACGCGTAAATATTACCAAAAATTTTAATGTTCATGCCGGTGGTTATGCTTCCTATCTGGTAAGCTCCAAAGTCAGCGGTGAAGGAGACTTCAACTTTACCCAAGACATAGACACCGATGATCTAAACAAATTTGACGCCGGTCTGTCAGCAGGTGTAGGAGTTGACTTTAACCCTCTAAGTGTCGGATTACGTTACAATTATGGTCTTACTACAATTGGTAAAGAACGAACAGTAGCAGGAACAACCTATACTTTTCCTGATGCCAAAAACAGCAATTTGACTTTATACCTCTCGTATAAGTTAAATTAA
- a CDS encoding YtxH domain-containing protein → MKTSTTVLGILGAAAAGAFLGVLFAPDKGSNTRKKISDKSKDYKDNLKSKVDDIMHTISSNGKEIIEEGKARFNAAKEDFNTIKEEAKTVKTNY, encoded by the coding sequence ATGAAAACGAGCACCACAGTTTTAGGAATTTTAGGAGCCGCAGCGGCGGGAGCATTTTTAGGAGTATTATTTGCACCGGATAAAGGATCAAATACAAGAAAAAAAATCTCAGATAAATCGAAAGATTACAAAGATAATTTAAAAAGCAAAGTTGATGATATCATGCACACCATCTCTTCAAACGGTAAAGAAATTATCGAAGAAGGTAAAGCAAGATTCAACGCTGCCAAAGAAGACTTCAACACCATTAAGGAGGAAGCAAAAACCGTAAAAACGAACTACTAG
- a CDS encoding lmo0937 family membrane protein encodes MSNLLYTVALILVILWALGFFVYSLGSIIHILLVIAIIAILLRLIKGREV; translated from the coding sequence ATGTCAAACTTACTATACACAGTAGCATTGATTTTAGTTATTCTTTGGGCCCTTGGATTTTTTGTTTACAGCCTGGGAAGTATTATTCATATTTTATTAGTCATTGCTATTATCGCTATTTTATTGAGGCTTATAAAAGGCCGTGAAGTTTAA
- a CDS encoding response regulator — protein MQKNALHILLADDDEDDRLFFKDAFEEVRVQTDVTFVHDGLQLMEHLKTPDIKIPDILFLDLNMPKKTGKECLKEIKKTEHLKNIIIAIYSTSSSEEDIEDTFIEGANIYIKKPSDFSTLKKIINEVVTLNWHYHTSGLNRDNFLLRLK, from the coding sequence ATGCAAAAAAACGCATTACACATTTTACTCGCTGATGACGATGAAGATGACAGACTTTTTTTTAAGGATGCCTTTGAAGAAGTAAGAGTTCAAACCGATGTAACCTTCGTTCATGATGGTCTTCAATTGATGGAACATTTGAAAACGCCGGACATCAAAATACCTGATATTTTATTTCTGGATTTAAATATGCCGAAAAAAACGGGCAAAGAATGTTTGAAGGAAATCAAAAAAACCGAGCATCTTAAAAATATCATTATCGCTATATATTCTACTTCGTCTTCAGAAGAAGACATCGAAGATACCTTTATTGAAGGGGCTAATATTTACATCAAAAAACCAAGTGATTTTAGTACACTGAAAAAAATTATTAATGAAGTCGTTACCTTAAATTGGCACTATCACACGTCTGGTCTTAACCGTGATAATTTTTTGTTACGCCTAAAATAA
- a CDS encoding Dps family protein produces MIPNIGITTKNLKKSTNILATILSNEMTLYVKTRKFHWNISGNSFMELHKLFEEQYRILENNIDEVAERISQLGEKTIGTMHEFIENSTLKESPKVYASQKHMLQELLDNHEQLVTEFRAFIPTFENDNHDVGSADFITGLLQQHEKMAWILRRYQV; encoded by the coding sequence ATGATTCCAAATATTGGTATTACCACAAAAAATTTAAAGAAAAGCACGAATATATTAGCCACAATTTTATCTAATGAAATGACATTATATGTAAAAACCAGGAAATTTCACTGGAATATTTCAGGAAACAGCTTCATGGAATTGCATAAATTGTTTGAAGAACAGTATCGAATTTTAGAAAACAACATCGATGAAGTGGCAGAACGCATTAGTCAATTGGGTGAAAAAACAATTGGAACGATGCACGAATTTATCGAAAATTCAACCTTAAAAGAATCTCCTAAAGTATATGCTTCACAGAAACATATGTTACAGGAATTACTCGATAATCATGAACAACTGGTGACCGAATTCAGAGCTTTTATTCCGACTTTCGAAAATGACAATCACGATGTGGGTTCTGCCGATTTTATTACGGGATTATTACAACAACACGAAAAAATGGCCTGGATTCTTCGTCGTTATCAGGTTTAA
- a CDS encoding CHASE3 domain-containing protein has translation MKWLPKFNSSNSLRVIFVIAVFILLFLSSIAYKHNQDLNESSKLVMHTYEINIQLERLMSAIKDAETGQRGYIITRNNRFLSPYLYSRDKVNTSFITLKKLTADNARQQQNLRKLFKLIIQRFTSFENCFKYSDPKTYDKRRLDNYMFGGRILMENIRFQVDKMNDIEKEYLQKRLKIYDEEISLGPVFSISLFLTALTFIILAYRQISRDIHRLMVYNKKLLISSRLMAESEITGKFSTWQWDLDTQKIDYSDNQYRLLGVKPNSFVPEKETFLEYVHPDDRDAIANSMDGILNKKQLPFIYYKVLRADHEIRHFKSTGKLLTDQQGGKILLGINFDITDEHLLNIELQERNDELEKSNKELASFNHVASHDLQEPLRKIQTFISRVSDADKAVLSDSAKEYLNKIEASAKRMRVLIDDLLLFSRTNTTKKEFIKTNLNDIFENTKSELTEVIDEKKATITVSKLPKLSVIPYQIEQLFINLIGNSLKYNRPGIAPEIQVESEKVNSADYHNLLDQNVKKYHKITFKDNGMGFDPQFKETIFVLFQRLHSKTDYPGTGIGLAICKKIADNHKGYIIADSTPDEGSLFTVFLPD, from the coding sequence ATGAAATGGCTACCCAAGTTTAATTCTTCAAACTCATTGAGAGTTATTTTTGTAATTGCAGTTTTCATTCTGTTATTTCTTTCCTCTATTGCATACAAACACAACCAGGATCTAAACGAATCCAGTAAGTTGGTTATGCATACGTATGAAATAAACATTCAGCTGGAGCGGTTAATGTCGGCTATAAAAGATGCCGAAACCGGACAGCGCGGTTACATCATAACGCGCAATAATCGCTTCCTGAGCCCTTACCTTTATTCCCGGGACAAGGTAAATACTTCCTTTATTACTTTAAAAAAACTCACCGCAGATAACGCAAGGCAACAACAAAACCTTCGAAAACTATTTAAATTAATTATTCAACGTTTTACTTCGTTCGAAAATTGTTTTAAATACAGTGATCCAAAAACATACGACAAAAGAAGACTAGACAATTATATGTTCGGAGGCCGGATTCTAATGGAGAACATTCGCTTTCAGGTAGACAAAATGAATGATATCGAAAAAGAGTATCTCCAAAAACGTTTGAAAATTTACGATGAGGAAATTTCTTTGGGGCCTGTTTTTTCGATCTCCTTATTCCTGACCGCTTTAACCTTCATCATACTGGCTTACAGACAAATCAGCCGGGACATTCATCGTTTGATGGTCTACAACAAAAAACTCCTGATCTCGTCCCGTTTAATGGCAGAGTCTGAAATAACAGGTAAATTTAGCACCTGGCAATGGGACTTAGACACTCAAAAAATTGATTATTCCGACAATCAATATCGTTTACTGGGCGTTAAACCCAATTCATTTGTTCCCGAAAAAGAGACCTTTTTAGAGTATGTCCATCCTGATGACAGAGACGCTATTGCAAATTCTATGGACGGTATTTTGAACAAAAAACAATTGCCGTTTATCTATTATAAAGTTTTACGTGCCGATCATGAAATCAGACATTTTAAATCGACAGGAAAACTACTGACGGATCAACAGGGTGGTAAAATTTTACTCGGAATTAATTTTGACATCACAGACGAGCATTTGCTGAATATAGAACTGCAAGAGCGAAATGACGAATTGGAAAAAAGTAATAAAGAGCTGGCCTCTTTCAACCATGTAGCCAGTCACGATTTACAGGAACCGCTTCGAAAAATTCAAACCTTTATATCCAGAGTTTCAGATGCCGATAAAGCTGTTTTATCCGACAGCGCTAAAGAATACCTCAATAAAATTGAGGCCTCAGCCAAGAGAATGCGCGTTTTAATTGATGACTTACTATTGTTTTCAAGAACCAATACCACCAAAAAAGAGTTCATTAAAACCAATCTGAATGATATTTTTGAAAATACCAAATCGGAACTAACAGAAGTTATTGACGAGAAAAAGGCAACTATCACCGTTTCTAAATTGCCTAAGCTATCTGTAATTCCCTACCAGATCGAACAGCTTTTTATTAATTTAATTGGAAATTCACTAAAATACAACCGTCCGGGTATTGCGCCTGAAATTCAGGTTGAAAGTGAAAAAGTAAACTCAGCCGACTATCACAATTTGTTAGATCAAAACGTAAAAAAGTATCACAAAATCACATTTAAAGATAACGGAATGGGATTTGACCCGCAGTTTAAAGAAACCATTTTTGTGCTCTTTCAACGTTTACACTCCAAAACAGATTATCCCGGAACCGGAATTGGCTTAGCCATCTGTAAGAAAATAGCCGACAACCATAAAGGTTATATTATAGCCGACAGTACTCCCGACGAGGGCTCTTTATTTACTGTTTTTCTACCGGATTAA
- a CDS encoding DUF5723 family protein produces the protein MKKQILILLTFSASFTVKAQSYSGYFHDNYAGVQSVLFNPASIADSRFKTDINIFSVSGSVQNDLYGVRLFDVYKDGYDFDKQAKMTPSGSNSGLANFDIMGPSFMFNIAPKHTLAVFTRARSVSNVRNINGYLVDQVKDGLDMSGNFNFDAGNLNAASNSWAELGISYAAVLYQKNQHFLKGGLTAKYLQGGVNGYVQGKDVKVAYVENTTNPQAGVLASTGEITIGASQDFEANDDYKFDSGSRGFGFDFGLVYEWRPDYEQYDLSNAKPADNNFRDLNKYKLRFGLSVTDIGSIDYRNAKQDTYNVTGVVTEKMIDDMSNLYDFLNEHYTKTSTSKGAKTNLPTALHADVDWNMYRKFYLNLNGDINMVSANKLNGYGIADRVSLTPRYESRWFSFYMPMTWMEYSGMQVGSGIRVGAFFIGSGSVLTNLVSKESKGADFHLGMKIPVYQKKFKDTDEDGVIDKEDACRKVAGPAENNGCPWPDTDGDNVFDKDDACPDVKGPIENKGCPWKDSDGDTLLDNVDACPKVAGPVENKGCPWPDTDKDGVLDKDDACVDVPGLVENKGCPVLDADKDGIPDNEDNCPLIAGPKENKGCPEVSKATLEQLKVEAKSIFFTTGKATLNDARKGETSGRLDAIKEILKNYPNAKFAINGHTDNVGNAKANQKLSEARAKAIMDLLISKGVNPANLTSQGFGSSKPVKSNKTAVGRAENRRTEIVYLGNL, from the coding sequence ATGAAAAAACAAATACTTATTCTATTAACTTTCAGCGCCTCTTTTACAGTCAAAGCCCAATCTTATTCCGGTTATTTTCATGATAATTATGCTGGTGTACAAAGTGTACTTTTTAACCCGGCTTCTATAGCTGATTCTCGTTTTAAAACTGATATCAATATATTCTCAGTGAGCGGATCGGTACAAAACGATTTGTACGGGGTACGTCTTTTTGATGTTTACAAGGATGGTTATGATTTTGATAAACAAGCAAAGATGACGCCTTCTGGCTCAAATAGTGGCCTTGCCAATTTTGATATTATGGGGCCGTCTTTTATGTTTAATATCGCTCCGAAGCATACTTTGGCAGTTTTTACAAGAGCAAGATCAGTATCTAATGTTAGAAATATTAACGGATACCTTGTAGATCAGGTTAAGGACGGATTGGACATGTCAGGCAATTTTAACTTCGATGCCGGGAATCTAAATGCAGCTTCAAACTCATGGGCTGAATTAGGAATTTCGTATGCAGCAGTTTTATACCAAAAGAACCAACATTTCTTAAAAGGAGGTTTAACAGCTAAGTATTTGCAAGGTGGTGTAAACGGTTATGTACAAGGAAAAGATGTAAAAGTAGCGTATGTTGAAAATACAACTAATCCTCAGGCTGGTGTTCTGGCATCTACAGGAGAAATTACGATTGGTGCAAGTCAGGATTTTGAAGCCAATGACGATTACAAATTTGATTCCGGTTCAAGAGGATTCGGTTTTGATTTTGGACTTGTTTACGAATGGAGACCGGATTATGAGCAATACGATTTGAGTAATGCAAAACCGGCTGATAATAATTTCAGAGATTTAAACAAATACAAACTTCGCTTTGGATTGTCTGTTACAGATATTGGATCTATAGATTACAGAAACGCAAAACAGGATACCTATAATGTGACTGGTGTTGTGACAGAAAAGATGATCGATGACATGAGTAATTTATACGATTTTCTAAACGAACATTATACGAAAACATCAACTTCAAAAGGAGCAAAAACAAATTTGCCAACCGCACTTCATGCTGATGTGGATTGGAATATGTACAGAAAATTCTATTTGAATTTGAACGGAGATATCAATATGGTTTCTGCTAATAAACTAAACGGTTACGGAATCGCAGACCGAGTAAGTTTAACTCCTCGTTACGAAAGCAGATGGTTTAGTTTTTATATGCCGATGACCTGGATGGAATACAGCGGAATGCAAGTTGGTTCAGGAATTCGCGTAGGAGCTTTCTTTATTGGTTCAGGATCTGTGTTGACTAATTTAGTTTCTAAAGAATCAAAAGGAGCCGATTTTCATTTGGGTATGAAGATTCCGGTTTACCAAAAGAAATTTAAGGATACAGACGAAGACGGTGTTATCGATAAAGAAGATGCTTGTAGAAAAGTAGCAGGACCAGCAGAAAATAATGGTTGCCCATGGCCGGATACAGATGGTGATAACGTTTTTGATAAAGATGATGCTTGTCCGGATGTGAAAGGCCCAATCGAAAACAAAGGATGTCCATGGAAAGATTCAGATGGCGATACTTTATTAGACAATGTTGATGCTTGTCCAAAAGTGGCAGGTCCTGTAGAAAACAAAGGATGTCCTTGGCCAGATACGGATAAAGACGGCGTTTTAGATAAAGATGATGCTTGTGTTGATGTTCCTGGTTTGGTTGAAAACAAAGGCTGTCCGGTTTTAGATGCAGATAAAGACGGTATTCCGGATAATGAAGATAATTGTCCATTGATTGCGGGACCAAAAGAAAATAAAGGTTGCCCGGAAGTTTCTAAAGCGACATTAGAGCAATTAAAAGTAGAAGCAAAATCGATCTTTTTTACAACAGGTAAAGCAACGTTGAACGATGCCAGAAAAGGAGAAACATCAGGAAGATTAGATGCAATCAAAGAAATCCTGAAAAATTATCCAAATGCTAAATTTGCAATTAACGGTCACACGGATAATGTTGGTAATGCTAAAGCGAATCAAAAATTATCGGAAGCCAGAGCCAAAGCAATTATGGATCTTTTAATTAGTAAAGGAGTAAATCCTGCTAATTTGACTTCTCAGGGATTTGGATCTTCAAAACCGGTAAAATCAAATAAAACAGCAGTAGGAAGAGCTGAAAACAGAAGAACAGAAATTGTTTATTTAGGCAATTTATAA
- a CDS encoding helix-turn-helix domain-containing protein — protein sequence MKLFIKFDINAICSLFLQEKLDEQNIDFNTLGFGEIELTKMLDAEGLENLKNSLSPYGFEVVENQKSVLVQKIKDAIIELVYVDDNNNLKSSVFLAEKLNHSYGYLSNVFSEVTYSSIENFIIIQKIERAKQLMLVNEMSLTEIAFLLNYSSVAHLSTQFKNTTGITPSAFQRIIKKRRENLQ from the coding sequence ATGAAACTATTTATAAAGTTCGATATCAATGCGATTTGTTCCCTTTTTTTACAAGAAAAGCTGGACGAACAAAATATAGACTTTAACACCCTGGGGTTTGGTGAAATTGAACTTACTAAAATGCTTGATGCAGAAGGACTTGAAAACTTAAAAAATTCACTAAGTCCATATGGGTTTGAAGTTGTTGAGAATCAAAAGAGTGTCTTGGTTCAGAAAATCAAAGATGCGATTATTGAACTGGTTTATGTAGATGACAATAACAACCTGAAAAGTTCTGTTTTTTTGGCGGAGAAATTAAATCATAGTTACGGGTATTTATCGAATGTTTTTTCGGAAGTAACCTATTCTTCGATTGAAAATTTCATCATTATACAAAAAATAGAAAGAGCCAAACAGTTGATGTTAGTCAATGAGATGAGTCTGACCGAAATTGCTTTTTTATTGAATTATTCGAGTGTTGCCCATTTGAGTACACAATTTAAAAACACTACCGGAATTACGCCATCGGCTTTTCAGAGGATTATAAAAAAGAGACGAGAAAATTTACAATAA
- a CDS encoding CsbD family protein: MNTTEIKGNWNELKGKLKQKFAELTDDDLMYAEGKEEEMYGKLQQKLGKTKEEFKQMLSDL; this comes from the coding sequence ATGAATACTACAGAAATAAAAGGAAACTGGAATGAGCTAAAAGGGAAACTGAAACAAAAATTTGCCGAACTGACAGATGATGACTTAATGTATGCTGAGGGAAAAGAAGAAGAAATGTATGGAAAACTTCAGCAAAAATTAGGCAAAACGAAGGAGGAATTTAAGCAAATGTTATCTGATTTATAA